From Pseudovibrio sp. Tun.PSC04-5.I4, a single genomic window includes:
- the aqpZ gene encoding aquaporin Z — MLRKLGAEFVGTFALVSAVCGGALVSYAPVEWYGGSGLLGVAFAVGLSVVCMAYAFGNISGAHFNPAVTIGLWAAKRFPTSGVIPYIIAQVVGGTTAALVFWIILANGPGDPPGFASNGYGEHSNGGFSEIAVAITEITVTALFLIVIIGATSKRAPAALAPLAIGLMLTCMHIIAIPISGASLNPARSTATALMGGGWAIEQLWLFWVAPIVGALIGAGICWITGTCGREETAD; from the coding sequence ATGTTGAGGAAGCTTGGAGCCGAGTTTGTCGGCACATTTGCTCTTGTTTCTGCCGTTTGTGGTGGCGCCTTGGTGTCTTACGCACCTGTAGAGTGGTATGGCGGTTCTGGGTTGTTAGGGGTGGCCTTTGCTGTCGGTTTATCGGTTGTTTGTATGGCTTATGCGTTCGGCAATATCTCAGGAGCGCATTTCAACCCAGCAGTGACTATCGGCCTCTGGGCAGCCAAAAGGTTTCCGACTTCGGGGGTTATTCCCTACATCATCGCACAGGTGGTTGGCGGTACAACTGCGGCCCTTGTGTTCTGGATTATTCTGGCCAACGGCCCAGGCGATCCTCCCGGTTTTGCATCCAATGGATACGGTGAGCATTCCAACGGCGGATTTTCAGAAATCGCCGTCGCTATCACGGAGATCACAGTCACAGCACTGTTTCTAATTGTGATCATTGGAGCAACCTCAAAAAGAGCGCCTGCCGCTCTCGCTCCGCTCGCCATTGGCCTCATGCTAACCTGTATGCATATCATCGCCATCCCCATTTCAGGGGCGTCGTTAAACCCAGCGAGGTCAACCGCAACAGCGTTGATGGGCGGTGGTTGGGCCATTGAACAACTCTGGCTGTTTTGGGTAGCACCTATCGTCGGAGCGCTCATAGGTGCTGGAATCTGCTGGATTACTGGGACTTGTGGACGAGAAGAAACGGCTGATTAG
- a CDS encoding sulfatase-like hydrolase/transferase produces MKKYTSVFTIVILAILFLVLTENQTIPNIASILLYLSLLFIYVIALGRYALSAYLALVTILGIYISSIFKFGITGQTLHVIDLWLHINTESLFYGFQQFPTMMAAVFVVFLIFLIPCVWLWKLEKRSTPYVALIGCLLIGGVFSWFVSYQNNLHNKGRPSMLFFRDRFHVSSLAFSMLDAADAIARGTIFDYGNATYSEADIPTLSTASVCKSEYQPNLVSVLRESTYILGDFPQTAIGGVKNVDFAALDGRVRRLRVESHGGGTWLAMFSMLTGVSTYGFGDFQTLANVLSDGRLTTTFVSELKNCGYETLVITTGKNGFAKSDALHKTLGIDRVVDIDELRSKYGVEVADEEIYEFVTSVLAERNQDQPIFIFLDTVSTHAPYNDRDRSEELLNVDLMLNNSDIPIAGIEKEYALRVATSNKQFAEFKVNLSRSQGKPVVILDFGDHQPYFTKSYFSTEGVVRVPPNMDHALVTTYYRIDGVNTPKSLYRLTDDIVDIPFLGDALLKSIGFEPSPIYAYRREMMLRCKGRYWKCDQGDAAYKLHRILRKSGAINLF; encoded by the coding sequence ATGAAAAAATATACTTCCGTTTTTACTATTGTAATATTAGCTATACTATTCTTGGTTCTAACTGAAAATCAGACAATACCAAATATAGCTTCCATATTGTTATACTTATCTTTGCTGTTTATCTACGTTATCGCTTTAGGAAGATACGCACTGTCGGCTTACTTAGCGTTGGTAACAATTCTTGGTATATACATTTCTTCTATATTCAAGTTTGGAATTACTGGTCAAACGCTCCATGTAATTGACTTATGGCTCCATATTAACACTGAATCTCTATTCTATGGGTTTCAGCAATTTCCAACAATGATGGCGGCGGTATTCGTTGTATTTCTAATTTTTCTTATTCCTTGTGTTTGGCTTTGGAAGCTGGAAAAGCGTTCAACACCTTATGTCGCTTTGATCGGTTGCCTTCTCATCGGGGGGGTATTTAGTTGGTTCGTTTCCTACCAGAACAATCTTCATAATAAAGGGCGTCCATCGATGCTCTTCTTTAGAGATCGCTTCCATGTCTCATCCTTGGCATTTTCGATGTTGGATGCGGCCGATGCTATCGCGCGGGGGACTATTTTTGATTACGGAAATGCAACTTACTCTGAAGCCGACATACCAACTTTAAGCACTGCCTCAGTTTGTAAATCTGAATATCAACCTAATCTGGTGTCGGTTCTGAGGGAATCTACCTACATTCTTGGTGATTTTCCCCAGACTGCAATTGGCGGAGTAAAGAATGTTGATTTCGCTGCTCTTGATGGTAGGGTTCGCCGACTGCGAGTGGAAAGTCATGGCGGAGGAACGTGGTTAGCGATGTTCAGCATGCTAACAGGGGTGTCGACTTACGGGTTTGGCGATTTTCAAACACTCGCAAACGTTCTCTCGGATGGGCGCCTGACAACAACATTTGTTAGTGAATTGAAGAACTGTGGATACGAAACGCTTGTTATCACAACAGGTAAAAACGGGTTCGCAAAATCGGATGCATTACATAAAACGCTTGGTATAGACCGTGTTGTTGATATTGACGAATTGCGATCAAAATACGGAGTAGAGGTCGCTGACGAAGAAATTTATGAATTCGTAACATCAGTGCTGGCTGAGAGAAATCAAGATCAACCGATTTTCATCTTCCTTGATACGGTTTCTACTCATGCTCCCTACAATGATAGGGATCGCAGCGAAGAATTATTGAATGTTGATCTTATGCTCAATAATTCTGATATTCCAATTGCTGGTATTGAAAAAGAATATGCTCTGAGGGTTGCGACTTCAAATAAACAATTTGCTGAGTTCAAGGTAAATTTATCACGTAGCCAAGGCAAGCCGGTCGTTATATTAGATTTTGGTGACCATCAGCCATATTTTACTAAATCATATTTTAGCACTGAAGGCGTAGTTCGTGTACCTCCTAATATGGATCATGCATTGGTAACAACTTACTATCGCATCGATGGTGTTAACACTCCCAAATCCTTATACAGGCTCACCGATGATATCGTGGATATCCCATTTCTCGGAGATGCATTGCTGAAAAGTATTGGGTTTGAACCGAGCCCTATATATGCATACAGACGTGAGATGATGTTGCGGTGTAAAGGCCGGTACTGGAAGTGTGACCAAGGGGATGCGGCTTATAAGTTACACAGAATTTTGCGGAAATCTGGTGCAATCAATTTGTTCTGA
- the polA gene encoding DNA polymerase I, whose protein sequence is MIAPMSTHSNAPALKENDHLILIDGSTFIFRAYHALPPLTRKSDGLPIGAVSGFCNMLWKMMQDGPTKEKGEEPTHFAVIFDKSGKTFRNDFYPEYKAHRPPAPEDLRPQFGLIRQATRAFGVPAIDQQGYEADDLIATYARQAAAQGARVTIVSGDKDLMQLVTDKIGMVDTMKNKVIGAPEVFEKFGVGPEKVVEVQSLAGDSVDNVPGIPGIGLKTAALLINEFGDLETLLAQAETIKQKKRRENLIEFADQARVSKRLVQLEENVPVETPVEDFTVCDVNGAEAIGFLKAIGLHSLTKKVADFTGAVLENIEPIELIVEGWESTAKPAAKAEDTAGQPADQIWSTGPVAEKLKAEISAIPVDSSAYVTISTAEQLQEWIAQAYEVGYVAVDTETDALNSMEAGLVGVSLSSVPGKACYIPLAHVDGEGDLLGGGGLLEGQIPLKEAIALLKPMLEDPAVLKIAQNMKYDWLVLARYGVEVAPFDDTMLLSYALDAGVGGNGMDELSQRWLGHTPIPFKEVCGSGKSQISFDKVPLEKATAYAAEDADVTLRLWKILKPRLAAEQMTVVYERLERPMVVTLAKMERRGISIDRQMLSLLSGEFAQGAARLEAEIHDDAGEIFNVGSPKQLGEILFGRMGLPGGKKTKTGAWSTSASVLDDLAAQGHALPSKIVEWRQLSKLRSTYTDALPGFINQDTGRVHTSFSLAATTTGRLSSSEPNIQNIPIRTAEGRKIRQAFIAGKGKKLISADYSQIELRVLAHMADIPQLKQAFADGLDIHAMTASEMFGVPIEGMDSSVRRRAKAINFGIIYGISAFGLANQLSISRGEAGDYIKTYFERFPGIKEYMEETKKFVHENGYVETIFGRRAHYPDVNTKNPNMRQFYERAAINAPIQGSAADILRRAMVRMDEVLKTAGLDAQMLLQVHDELIFELPEEQAEETKKLVISTMEKATEPVLQLSVPLKVEAEAANNWEEAH, encoded by the coding sequence ATGATCGCGCCCATGTCAACACATTCTAATGCCCCAGCTCTTAAAGAGAACGATCATCTCATTCTGATTGATGGTTCCACCTTCATTTTCCGTGCGTATCACGCGTTGCCACCGCTGACCCGCAAGTCCGATGGCTTGCCCATTGGCGCGGTTTCCGGCTTCTGTAACATGCTCTGGAAGATGATGCAGGACGGCCCCACCAAAGAAAAAGGCGAGGAGCCAACCCACTTTGCCGTGATCTTTGATAAGTCCGGCAAAACGTTCCGAAACGACTTCTACCCGGAATACAAAGCGCATCGCCCACCTGCGCCAGAAGACCTGCGCCCCCAGTTTGGTTTGATCCGTCAGGCAACCCGTGCCTTTGGCGTACCCGCCATTGATCAGCAGGGGTATGAGGCCGACGATCTCATTGCCACCTACGCCCGCCAAGCCGCGGCACAAGGCGCTCGTGTGACCATCGTTTCTGGCGATAAAGATCTGATGCAGCTTGTAACCGACAAAATCGGCATGGTTGATACCATGAAGAACAAGGTGATCGGCGCGCCAGAGGTCTTTGAGAAATTCGGCGTTGGACCGGAAAAGGTCGTCGAAGTGCAGTCCCTTGCAGGTGATAGCGTTGATAACGTTCCCGGCATTCCGGGCATCGGCCTTAAAACCGCAGCTCTGCTGATCAACGAGTTCGGTGATCTGGAAACTCTTTTGGCGCAAGCTGAAACCATTAAGCAGAAGAAGCGCCGCGAAAACCTCATCGAGTTTGCAGATCAAGCCCGTGTTTCCAAACGCCTTGTGCAGCTGGAAGAAAACGTGCCGGTGGAAACGCCAGTCGAAGATTTCACTGTTTGTGATGTAAATGGTGCAGAAGCAATCGGCTTCCTCAAAGCAATCGGCCTCCACAGCCTCACCAAAAAAGTTGCAGACTTCACCGGCGCAGTTTTGGAGAACATCGAACCGATTGAGTTAATCGTAGAAGGCTGGGAAAGCACTGCAAAACCTGCTGCAAAAGCTGAGGATACTGCGGGACAACCTGCGGATCAAATCTGGTCTACCGGACCGGTTGCCGAGAAACTGAAGGCTGAAATATCAGCGATTCCCGTGGATAGTTCCGCATACGTAACAATCTCCACCGCTGAGCAACTTCAGGAGTGGATAGCGCAAGCCTATGAAGTTGGCTATGTGGCTGTGGATACGGAAACAGATGCCCTCAATTCTATGGAAGCTGGCTTGGTTGGCGTCTCCCTTTCCAGCGTGCCGGGCAAAGCCTGTTACATCCCACTGGCGCATGTGGACGGCGAAGGGGACCTCCTCGGCGGCGGCGGTTTGCTGGAAGGCCAGATCCCACTGAAGGAAGCCATCGCGCTCCTTAAACCGATGCTGGAAGATCCGGCAGTTCTCAAAATCGCGCAGAACATGAAGTACGACTGGCTCGTGCTGGCGCGTTACGGCGTTGAGGTTGCCCCGTTTGATGACACCATGCTGCTCTCCTATGCGCTAGATGCGGGCGTGGGCGGCAACGGCATGGATGAGCTGTCTCAGCGTTGGCTGGGTCACACGCCAATCCCGTTTAAGGAAGTGTGCGGCTCCGGCAAATCCCAAATCAGTTTTGACAAGGTGCCACTGGAAAAAGCCACGGCCTATGCGGCTGAAGATGCGGACGTAACTCTGCGCCTCTGGAAAATCCTTAAACCGCGCCTCGCCGCTGAGCAGATGACCGTGGTTTATGAGCGCCTCGAACGTCCAATGGTGGTAACACTGGCCAAGATGGAGCGCCGCGGCATTTCCATTGACCGTCAGATGCTCTCCTTGCTCTCCGGCGAGTTTGCGCAGGGCGCTGCGCGGCTGGAAGCGGAAATCCATGACGATGCAGGCGAAATCTTCAACGTCGGTTCTCCAAAACAGCTGGGTGAAATCCTGTTCGGCAGAATGGGTCTTCCCGGCGGCAAAAAAACGAAGACAGGTGCGTGGTCAACCTCGGCCTCTGTGCTGGATGATTTGGCCGCTCAAGGCCATGCGCTTCCAAGCAAGATTGTTGAGTGGCGCCAGCTGAGCAAGCTGAGATCCACCTACACGGACGCCCTGCCCGGCTTCATCAATCAGGATACGGGCCGCGTTCACACCTCCTTCTCGCTGGCCGCAACCACAACGGGCCGTTTGTCCTCTTCTGAGCCAAACATTCAAAACATCCCTATCCGCACAGCGGAAGGCCGCAAAATCCGTCAGGCCTTCATCGCTGGAAAAGGCAAAAAGCTCATTTCTGCCGATTACAGCCAGATCGAACTGCGCGTGCTGGCCCACATGGCCGATATTCCCCAGCTCAAACAAGCGTTTGCTGATGGGCTGGATATTCACGCCATGACAGCCAGCGAGATGTTTGGCGTGCCGATTGAAGGCATGGATTCCAGCGTCCGCCGCCGCGCCAAAGCCATCAACTTCGGTATCATCTACGGTATTTCAGCGTTTGGCCTTGCCAATCAGCTCAGCATTTCCCGTGGTGAAGCCGGTGATTACATCAAAACCTACTTTGAGCGCTTCCCGGGCATCAAAGAGTACATGGAAGAGACCAAAAAGTTCGTCCATGAAAACGGTTACGTGGAAACCATCTTCGGTCGCCGCGCTCACTACCCGGATGTAAACACCAAAAACCCGAATATGCGTCAGTTCTACGAGCGGGCCGCCATCAACGCCCCAATTCAGGGTTCAGCAGCAGATATCCTCCGCCGCGCCATGGTGCGCATGGATGAAGTACTGAAAACCGCAGGCCTGGACGCACAAATGCTGCTGCAAGTGCACGATGAATTGATCTTCGAACTGCCAGAAGAGCAGGCCGAGGAAACCAAAAAACTCGTCATCAGCACCATGGAAAAAGCGACAGAACCCGTCCTCCAGCTCTCTGTCCCCCTAAAAGTAGAAGCAGAAGCCGCCAACAACTGGGAGGAAGCGCATTAG
- a CDS encoding DUF2092 domain-containing protein has product MIFRALSVLPILFILSALAWVELRPLPAHAAKEDMARQILLEVLEKFKAVESMRFTVYASEERIFKDLVPLNFVFEYTVNILGKGELKIDLPRPDGKSELYLDDGIITYFDETRNIYTQGDFTGTVAALIGVLRSDFQLTLPGIDLVNPELNMVLDELATRSLYVGREVLPEGTAHHLAFFNDAVDWQLWVYEETGYPGYLIVTYKELEGLPQTHLSYRGWNLDPQFHPEDFKFKPPEGAEHFNLPGPTVAQ; this is encoded by the coding sequence ATGATCTTCAGAGCATTGAGTGTTCTGCCTATCCTTTTCATTTTGTCCGCGCTTGCGTGGGTAGAGCTACGTCCGCTTCCCGCTCATGCAGCAAAGGAAGACATGGCGCGGCAAATCCTTTTGGAGGTGCTGGAGAAGTTTAAAGCGGTGGAGTCCATGCGCTTCACTGTGTACGCCAGTGAAGAACGGATCTTCAAAGATCTGGTTCCATTGAATTTTGTGTTCGAATACACCGTCAACATTCTTGGCAAAGGTGAACTCAAAATTGATCTGCCGCGCCCGGATGGCAAGAGTGAATTGTATCTGGATGACGGCATCATCACCTATTTCGACGAGACACGGAATATTTACACGCAGGGTGATTTTACCGGCACAGTCGCAGCGTTGATTGGTGTTCTGCGAAGCGATTTCCAGCTCACGCTACCGGGGATTGATTTGGTCAACCCTGAACTGAACATGGTCCTTGATGAACTCGCCACTCGCTCCCTTTATGTGGGGCGTGAAGTTTTGCCGGAAGGCACCGCCCATCACCTCGCCTTCTTTAACGATGCGGTGGATTGGCAGTTGTGGGTTTATGAGGAGACAGGGTATCCCGGTTATCTTATTGTGACTTATAAGGAATTGGAGGGCTTGCCACAAACGCACCTCTCCTACCGTGGTTGGAACTTAGATCCGCAATTCCATCCTGAAGATTTCAAGTTCAAGCCTCCGGAGGGCGCAGAGCATTTCAACCTGCCCGGCCCTACGGTCGCCCAATAA
- a CDS encoding acyltransferase family protein: MVGQQNSNRVDWVDYAKGFCIFLVVMMHSTLGVGEAIGKMGFMGEIVAFAKPFRMPDFFMISGLFLALTIGRDWRLYVDRKVVHFFYFYILWLTIQFVLKAPSFAAEFGWSSVFSQYALSYVQPFGTLWFIYALPIFFVITKLLHSAKVPWQATLVVASVLQISQIHTGWVLLDETASRFVFFFAGYIFAQNIFVIADWIRQNVLKGLSFLLIWGGVNGLFVNYGYADLPFASLALGGLGALAVIAVSALLSNIKSLKLLSYMGQNSIVIYLAFFFPMAVTRAILLKLGVISDAGIIALIVTCMATVSPIILLWVINKTGFGTFLFKRPTWAYVAVLPRSKSVAPIAA; encoded by the coding sequence ATGGTTGGGCAGCAAAACTCCAATAGAGTGGATTGGGTGGATTACGCGAAAGGATTTTGTATCTTTCTCGTGGTCATGATGCATTCCACGCTTGGGGTTGGAGAAGCAATCGGCAAGATGGGCTTTATGGGCGAGATCGTTGCCTTTGCAAAACCCTTCCGTATGCCGGACTTCTTCATGATCTCCGGGTTATTCCTTGCACTCACCATCGGGCGGGACTGGCGTCTGTATGTCGATCGTAAAGTCGTACACTTCTTCTACTTCTACATTTTGTGGCTTACTATTCAGTTTGTGCTGAAAGCGCCTTCGTTCGCAGCAGAGTTCGGGTGGAGCAGTGTATTCTCGCAATATGCACTGTCTTATGTGCAGCCGTTCGGCACGCTTTGGTTTATCTACGCTCTGCCTATTTTCTTTGTCATCACCAAGCTTCTTCATTCAGCAAAAGTGCCGTGGCAGGCGACACTTGTGGTCGCGTCCGTTCTACAAATCAGTCAGATCCACACGGGTTGGGTGTTGTTGGATGAAACCGCTTCACGCTTTGTGTTCTTCTTTGCTGGTTATATCTTCGCGCAGAATATTTTCGTGATTGCGGATTGGATTCGCCAGAATGTCCTCAAAGGCCTGTCATTCTTGCTGATTTGGGGGGGGGTGAACGGGTTGTTTGTTAACTACGGTTATGCGGACTTGCCATTTGCATCGCTGGCATTGGGTGGTTTGGGCGCGCTTGCTGTGATCGCGGTGTCTGCGCTACTGTCCAATATAAAGTCACTTAAACTGCTGAGTTACATGGGCCAGAACTCCATCGTGATTTATCTGGCATTCTTTTTCCCGATGGCAGTGACACGCGCAATCTTGCTCAAGCTTGGTGTGATATCGGACGCTGGTATAATCGCGTTGATCGTGACTTGTATGGCAACGGTCTCGCCAATCATCTTGCTCTGGGTCATAAATAAAACCGGTTTTGGTACATTCCTCTTTAAAAGGCCCACTTGGGCGTATGTTGCAGTGCTTCCTCGCTCCAAAAGCGTTGCTCCCATAGCAGCTTGA
- a CDS encoding DUF1992 domain-containing protein, translated as MALWDKLIERQINKAQSKGQLKNLKGEGKPLPRRPEAALIDPADAVGFRIMAESGALPREIELQKEIKQLQDEVIVTETEAGKKEVMKRLSELQTRHAIEKEARIKMVS; from the coding sequence ATGGCTCTGTGGGACAAATTGATTGAGCGTCAAATAAACAAAGCGCAATCAAAAGGGCAGCTTAAAAACCTCAAGGGAGAGGGAAAACCTCTTCCCCGCAGGCCAGAGGCAGCTTTAATTGACCCAGCAGATGCCGTTGGTTTTCGCATCATGGCCGAATCTGGTGCGCTCCCACGAGAAATTGAGTTGCAAAAAGAGATCAAACAGCTTCAGGACGAGGTTATAGTCACTGAGACCGAGGCTGGTAAAAAAGAAGTGATGAAACGCCTCTCAGAACTTCAAACGCGGCATGCCATTGAAAAAGAAGCAAGAATTAAGATGGTGAGCTAA
- a CDS encoding FxsA family protein → MPLGFILLICFILVPTIEIYLFIEVGSVIGAIPTILLTVASAAAGSYMLRQQGVSLLMRMRGEMDAGRVPSHELMHGAMIVFAGVMLLIPGFFTDAIGLLLFIPPVREAIGNYLSRRVKVQNLNVNPGYRRKDGTVDLNEDEWKSSRHGEDEAANHPHSDDPNRISPWATDEDDPRKH, encoded by the coding sequence ATGCCACTCGGATTCATCCTTCTTATCTGCTTCATTCTCGTTCCAACCATAGAGATCTATCTCTTTATTGAAGTTGGGAGCGTGATAGGGGCAATTCCAACAATCCTGCTCACTGTAGCTTCTGCTGCAGCAGGATCATACATGCTTCGTCAGCAAGGTGTATCTTTGCTCATGCGTATGCGCGGCGAAATGGATGCTGGTCGTGTACCAAGCCATGAGTTGATGCATGGCGCGATGATCGTGTTTGCAGGCGTGATGCTACTCATTCCGGGCTTCTTTACGGATGCAATTGGCCTCCTGCTCTTCATCCCACCAGTGCGCGAGGCGATTGGCAACTATCTCTCCCGCCGCGTTAAGGTGCAGAACCTCAACGTGAATCCGGGCTATCGCCGCAAGGATGGTACTGTGGATTTGAATGAAGATGAGTGGAAATCTTCCCGTCATGGAGAAGATGAAGCAGCAAATCATCCGCACTCAGATGACCCGAACCGTATAAGCCCATGGGCTACTGATGAGGATGACCCGCGGAAACATTAA
- a CDS encoding Tim44/TimA family putative adaptor protein translates to MNEIFDVYNIIFLIAAVVIFLRLRSVLGNRTGNENQPHDPYSASQNQDSKQSQAPENDDNVIPLPGSENVDHDPERAEREAREQVEAEIDKMAKKGSDLNHGLREIWKAEPSFNPAEFVQGARSAYEIILMSFAQGDRRSLKDLLSPEVFAGFSAAIDDRESRNERVESTFVGIDKAGIVEANFNAKDKLAEVTIRIKGQLITATRDSENRIIDGDPTAVSELTDVWTFARVTGENDPNWRLVATESA, encoded by the coding sequence ATGAACGAAATATTCGACGTCTACAACATAATCTTCCTTATTGCGGCAGTTGTTATTTTTCTGCGGTTGAGATCCGTATTGGGCAATCGTACCGGTAACGAGAATCAACCCCATGATCCGTACTCTGCTTCGCAAAATCAGGATTCCAAACAATCTCAGGCACCTGAGAATGATGACAACGTTATTCCGCTTCCAGGAAGCGAGAACGTGGATCATGACCCAGAGCGCGCGGAACGCGAAGCTCGGGAACAGGTTGAAGCTGAGATCGACAAGATGGCCAAAAAAGGTTCAGATTTGAACCATGGCCTGCGTGAAATCTGGAAGGCGGAACCGTCCTTCAATCCAGCAGAGTTTGTGCAGGGTGCGCGCAGCGCCTATGAGATTATTCTCATGTCGTTCGCGCAGGGTGATCGTCGATCTTTGAAAGACCTTCTCTCTCCTGAGGTGTTCGCCGGCTTCTCAGCCGCCATTGATGATCGTGAAAGTCGCAATGAGCGTGTTGAATCCACCTTTGTCGGTATCGACAAGGCGGGGATTGTGGAAGCCAATTTTAATGCGAAGGACAAACTGGCTGAAGTTACCATTCGCATTAAGGGCCAACTGATCACCGCAACACGCGATTCCGAAAATCGGATTATTGACGGCGACCCAACCGCAGTGAGTGAACTGACTGACGTTTGGACCTTCGCTCGTGTAACTGGTGAGAACGATCCAAACTGGAGACTGGTTGCAACGGAATCTGCATGA
- a CDS encoding MltA domain-containing protein translates to MTPSFFRGTKSMIMALSVAAGISSAAVAGKPLSRGQANMRSTMLSEPLVPDEIDGWAADDHSAALSAFLDHCKAGEGKPQKTNTFGISDADLRKICTKARKTNASDAKDFLEQNFTFHRVIKKGFVTGYYMPELEGSLVRTADYSIPLHGYPPNFKVMPTRGDVIDGALNGNDLEVLWVKDPVDAFFTAIQGSARVRLPNGETRRLAYAGKSGHDYTPIGRILIERGEIAKENMSMDAIRAWLSANPTQQNELFRHNKSYIFFEVQSSENAEVSAIGGAGTPLTDLRSLAIDDDLHTYGSLIFVSSDLREYDTTGNRFAKLMVAQDTGSAIKGAARGDIFVGSGAKAGAIAGNIRHDAEFYLLVPK, encoded by the coding sequence ATGACGCCTTCTTTCTTTCGCGGCACTAAGAGCATGATTATGGCACTTAGCGTCGCGGCGGGGATAAGTTCTGCTGCTGTTGCTGGAAAGCCTTTGAGCAGAGGCCAAGCCAATATGCGAAGCACAATGCTTTCCGAGCCACTTGTTCCAGACGAAATTGATGGATGGGCTGCAGATGATCATTCTGCGGCCCTTTCCGCGTTTCTGGATCATTGCAAAGCTGGCGAAGGTAAACCGCAAAAAACCAACACTTTTGGCATTAGCGACGCAGATCTACGCAAGATTTGCACAAAAGCACGCAAAACCAACGCAAGTGATGCAAAAGACTTTTTAGAACAGAACTTTACGTTTCACCGGGTCATCAAAAAGGGTTTTGTGACCGGTTATTATATGCCGGAGCTGGAAGGTTCCCTTGTGCGTACCGCGGACTATTCTATCCCCCTGCATGGCTATCCTCCCAATTTTAAAGTTATGCCCACACGCGGAGATGTTATTGATGGTGCTCTCAACGGCAATGACCTTGAGGTCCTTTGGGTAAAAGATCCGGTTGACGCTTTTTTTACGGCCATTCAAGGTTCAGCTAGAGTTCGGTTGCCAAATGGCGAGACACGACGCCTAGCTTATGCTGGAAAATCAGGCCACGATTATACGCCAATTGGCCGTATCCTCATTGAGCGCGGCGAAATCGCCAAGGAAAACATGTCGATGGATGCCATCCGTGCATGGTTATCCGCTAATCCGACCCAGCAAAATGAATTGTTTCGGCACAATAAATCCTACATCTTTTTTGAGGTACAATCCTCTGAAAATGCTGAGGTTTCAGCCATTGGAGGCGCCGGAACGCCGCTGACAGACCTGAGATCACTGGCAATTGATGATGATCTGCACACTTATGGCAGTTTAATTTTTGTCTCCAGTGATTTAAGGGAGTACGACACAACAGGAAATCGCTTCGCGAAGCTGATGGTTGCTCAGGATACTGGATCCGCAATTAAAGGCGCAGCACGAGGCGATATTTTTGTTGGAAGTGGTGCAAAGGCAGGTGCAATTGCCGGGAATATCCGTCACGACGCGGAGTTCTATCTCCTTGTTCCAAAATAA
- a CDS encoding Smr/MutS family protein encodes MTNGDRIKRPKTKQLSDADKKLWDRVKATLTPMHRDRLADLLEDTTQLSEPELEFAHPHGTVHPQPQLKPQLLSPPKPRASQSKKSRALNGKTAPDYSPPKPVIPAIPPLTPLNKKERKKVSRGGKGYIDARVDLHGLTQYQAHQRLTSFIYQSQAIGYSLVLVITGKGLDSACSPYGDDRGVLRRMVPQWLSLPDMRSCVVGFDQAHVSHGGGGAIYVRIRKRKK; translated from the coding sequence ATGACGAATGGTGATCGCATAAAGCGGCCCAAAACAAAGCAACTTAGTGATGCTGACAAGAAATTGTGGGATCGCGTCAAAGCCACTTTGACGCCGATGCACAGGGATCGTCTTGCCGATTTGCTGGAGGATACGACGCAGCTATCCGAGCCTGAGCTGGAATTTGCGCACCCTCACGGGACTGTGCACCCTCAACCTCAGCTCAAACCGCAGCTGTTATCCCCGCCGAAACCACGCGCCTCTCAGAGCAAAAAATCTCGTGCTCTCAATGGGAAGACTGCGCCTGATTACTCGCCACCGAAACCCGTTATCCCCGCTATTCCTCCGCTTACGCCGCTGAACAAGAAGGAACGTAAAAAGGTTTCTCGTGGCGGTAAGGGCTATATTGACGCGCGGGTCGATCTTCATGGTTTGACGCAATATCAAGCCCACCAAAGGCTGACCTCGTTCATTTATCAATCTCAAGCCATAGGTTATTCCCTCGTGCTTGTGATTACAGGCAAGGGGTTAGACAGTGCCTGTTCCCCTTATGGAGATGACCGCGGCGTGTTGCGCCGGATGGTGCCGCAATGGCTCTCCCTTCCTGATATGCGCAGCTGTGTGGTAGGATTCGACCAAGCCCATGTTTCCCATGGTGGCGGTGGTGCAATTTATGTACGCATCCGCAAGCGCAAGAAATAA